One segment of Natranaeroarchaeum aerophilus DNA contains the following:
- a CDS encoding winged helix-turn-helix domain-containing protein, producing the protein MSRTYQHYPDGGIDERELGECFDSELVVQLLDDEEAVELFQTATEPMTIQQLAEECDVSQSTAYRKVDKLTEAGLLVETTAKRPDGDPPARYKRRAPAITVTVGEDVEVVCADLLPNRLSDNTVDE; encoded by the coding sequence ATGAGCCGGACCTATCAACACTACCCCGACGGTGGAATCGACGAACGCGAGCTGGGGGAGTGTTTCGATTCCGAACTGGTCGTCCAGCTCCTGGACGACGAAGAAGCAGTCGAATTGTTTCAGACCGCAACCGAACCAATGACGATCCAGCAACTGGCCGAAGAATGTGACGTCTCACAGTCGACCGCATACCGGAAAGTCGACAAGCTCACCGAGGCAGGACTGTTGGTCGAAACGACGGCGAAACGACCTGATGGCGATCCACCAGCACGGTACAAACGGAGAGCGCCGGCTATCACTGTGACCGTTGGAGAAGACGTCGAAGTCGTCTGTGCCGATCTGCTCCCGAACCGTCTGTCGGACAATACTGTCGACGAGTGA
- a CDS encoding ABC transporter permease, translating into MNRDTLYQALSVGVLVGLWQLVLHLELVHAAVLPAPTTILASTVALLGDGEFLRHFSTSMTRTVVAGGVAVMSGTVIGLAMGWNTTVRALLQPPISALYPLPVIALLPLLVLAFGSSETALVFTAAFGGFFLVVSNAKNGATRIEQVYLDAARDNGATSTYQLFREVLLPGSLPLLFTGVRLGVSTSFLIVISVELIAGGEGLGYLMWVAWNTYALEELYGTIVVIGLVGVGITYGLEYLQHRLVPWNDDSTEGSFI; encoded by the coding sequence ATGAACCGAGACACGCTGTACCAGGCGCTTTCCGTCGGGGTACTGGTTGGTCTCTGGCAACTGGTTCTGCATCTCGAACTCGTGCATGCGGCCGTGCTTCCCGCACCGACAACGATTCTGGCGAGTACCGTGGCGTTGCTGGGCGACGGGGAGTTTCTGCGACACTTCTCGACGAGCATGACACGTACCGTCGTTGCCGGGGGAGTTGCGGTGATGAGTGGGACGGTGATCGGGCTGGCGATGGGGTGGAACACGACGGTACGTGCGCTGTTGCAGCCGCCGATTTCGGCGCTGTACCCACTGCCAGTGATCGCGTTGCTTCCGCTTCTGGTCCTCGCGTTCGGATCGAGCGAGACCGCACTCGTTTTTACCGCTGCGTTCGGCGGGTTCTTTCTCGTCGTCTCGAACGCGAAAAACGGTGCAACAAGAATCGAGCAGGTGTATCTCGATGCGGCGCGAGATAACGGTGCAACATCCACGTACCAGCTCTTTCGGGAAGTGTTGCTACCGGGGTCGTTGCCGCTGCTTTTCACCGGCGTTCGCCTCGGGGTGAGCACGTCGTTTCTGATCGTGATCTCGGTCGAACTGATCGCCGGTGGCGAAGGGCTCGGCTATCTGATGTGGGTTGCATGGAACACGTACGCGCTCGAGGAGCTCTACGGGACGATCGTCGTGATCGGCCTCGTCGGCGTCGGGATCACGTACGGACTGGAGTATCTCCAGCACCGACTCGTGCCGTGGAACGACGACTCCACCGAGGGTAGTTTCATTTGA
- a CDS encoding 2Fe-2S iron-sulfur cluster-binding protein has translation MAKRGTDRAADCDSEANGDCANCPNSDADARRRRILTGMAAGGTAAFAGCAGLFDTGEDDGPENFVSEDAEENGEENGEEAPAYELEFLRNEQTLDIGEDEIILDAGLDADLDLPYQCEVGVCGQCEAHVNGDATDVVEMDGNEYLDDSEIEDGAFLTCVAEPRADFAMDERPDESGSPLDDVEEAQAFAVEYLGHDTGGTTIDVPEDEELLYAGLDEGWDLPYQCEVGVCGQCVAEVDGDANDVVEMDGNDYLSEEEVEDGQLLTCVAQPRDDFTLDTEP, from the coding sequence ATGGCCAAGAGAGGTACTGACCGAGCGGCTGATTGTGATTCCGAAGCGAACGGGGACTGTGCGAACTGTCCCAACAGCGATGCCGACGCCCGTCGACGGAGAATACTGACAGGGATGGCCGCGGGCGGTACGGCGGCGTTTGCCGGCTGTGCTGGCCTGTTCGACACCGGTGAGGACGACGGCCCGGAGAATTTCGTCTCCGAGGATGCCGAAGAAAACGGCGAGGAGAACGGTGAAGAAGCCCCCGCCTACGAACTCGAATTCCTCCGTAACGAACAGACGCTCGATATCGGTGAAGACGAGATTATTCTCGATGCCGGTCTCGATGCCGACCTCGACCTCCCCTACCAGTGTGAGGTCGGCGTCTGTGGACAATGTGAAGCCCACGTCAACGGCGACGCCACCGATGTCGTCGAGATGGACGGCAACGAGTATCTCGACGACTCGGAGATCGAAGACGGGGCCTTCCTCACCTGTGTCGCCGAACCGCGCGCTGATTTCGCTATGGACGAACGTCCGGACGAATCCGGGAGCCCACTCGACGATGTCGAGGAAGCACAGGCGTTCGCGGTCGAGTATCTCGGCCACGATACCGGTGGGACGACGATCGACGTGCCGGAAGACGAGGAACTACTGTACGCCGGACTCGACGAAGGCTGGGATCTGCCATACCAGTGTGAGGTCGGCGTCTGTGGGCAGTGTGTCGCAGAAGTCGATGGTGATGCCAACGACGTGGTCGAGATGGACGGCAACGACTACCTGTCCGAGGAAGAGGTCGAGGACGGACAGCTACTGACCTGCGTCGCCCAGCCTCGCGACGACTTTACGCTCGATACCGAACCCTGA
- a CDS encoding CoxG family protein, producing the protein MNSQESTDTAEGEGSSDEAERDDTQLEFEDSVTIDARKEELWGFISEAQNLAQCIPGAESVTRETERRYTCEVTRGISKMTISIDGELEMVEMNEPDWIVADGEAFDSTTGSRFDVLAAMEMSEVEDDRTELAYTAELSYSGGVASLPKLVVRKAVTSDLNSYFENIRTEIEPERA; encoded by the coding sequence ATGAACAGCCAGGAATCGACTGACACTGCGGAGGGTGAGGGGTCCAGCGACGAGGCCGAGCGAGACGACACACAACTGGAGTTCGAGGACTCCGTCACGATCGACGCCCGAAAAGAGGAGCTCTGGGGGTTCATTTCCGAAGCGCAGAATCTCGCCCAGTGTATTCCCGGCGCGGAATCGGTCACCAGGGAGACGGAACGCCGGTACACCTGTGAGGTTACCCGCGGAATCAGCAAGATGACGATCTCGATCGACGGCGAACTGGAGATGGTCGAGATGAACGAGCCGGACTGGATCGTCGCCGACGGGGAGGCGTTCGATTCGACGACCGGAAGTCGATTCGACGTGCTCGCCGCGATGGAGATGAGCGAGGTCGAAGACGATCGAACGGAGCTGGCGTATACGGCCGAGCTATCCTACTCCGGCGGGGTCGCCTCGCTCCCGAAACTCGTCGTCCGGAAGGCGGTCACGTCGGATCTCAACAGCTACTTCGAGAACATCAGAACGGAGATCGAACCCGAACGCGCGTAG
- a CDS encoding ABC transporter permease, producing MYVRRLLLNVAPIVSGLLLWELLARLALITPQFFPPPTVVLDAAYTEIVHGEMLYHFGVSLRRIVLAFAIGASTGVVAGLLMGWSRQVRLVLNPYVGLLYPVPKITLLPISFALFGVTETARVVTMSLAVFLLVSVSTMGGVRAIDDVYIDAAIDNGAGTIDLYREVLLPGALSQTVSGLSLGFGIGFILIVVIEMVAADAGLGYVIWNSWQLFTIPRLYVALMLINVIGIVFVYGIEAAGDYLTPWEGQ from the coding sequence ATGTACGTCCGTCGGCTCCTGTTAAACGTCGCGCCGATCGTCAGTGGCCTGCTCCTCTGGGAGCTACTGGCCCGGCTGGCGCTGATCACTCCACAGTTCTTCCCGCCGCCGACCGTCGTGCTCGACGCCGCATACACCGAGATCGTGCATGGTGAGATGCTCTACCACTTCGGCGTCAGCCTTCGCCGGATCGTCCTTGCGTTTGCCATCGGTGCATCGACCGGCGTCGTCGCCGGGTTGCTCATGGGCTGGTCCAGACAGGTCCGACTCGTGTTGAACCCCTACGTCGGTCTCCTGTACCCGGTGCCGAAGATCACGCTGTTGCCGATCTCGTTTGCCCTGTTTGGCGTCACCGAGACGGCGAGGGTGGTGACGATGAGCCTCGCCGTCTTCCTGCTGGTGTCAGTCAGTACCATGGGGGGTGTCAGAGCGATCGATGACGTCTATATCGACGCTGCGATCGACAACGGGGCCGGCACCATCGATCTGTATCGGGAAGTGTTGCTCCCCGGCGCGCTGTCACAGACCGTGTCCGGGCTGAGCCTGGGCTTTGGAATCGGCTTTATCCTGATCGTCGTGATCGAGATGGTCGCCGCCGACGCCGGGCTCGGATACGTCATCTGGAACTCCTGGCAACTGTTTACGATCCCACGACTGTACGTCGCACTGATGTTGATCAACGTCATCGGGATCGTCTTCGTCTACGGCATCGAGGCCGCAGGTGATTACCTGACGCCCTGGGAGGGCCAGTAG